Genomic DNA from Prunus persica cultivar Lovell chromosome G1, Prunus_persica_NCBIv2, whole genome shotgun sequence:
CCACTTCATTATGGTTAAAACTAGCtaatattaataaatgaaagttgaaacaaacaaatgaCTAGCACAAAAGTTAGTAATAGGACCCATAACTGGGATGgctattaatccaatggtgaACCATGTCAAATTATACATGTTCTATGGCAGAATACCATTTTGAGGTAGAGAGACAAGAATATGTAATTTGATACGTAGCCAACACTTAGGTAATTATAATTACAGAGCTTAAAAAACTTCAAGATACAACCATAGTAAAGTACTTAATTTCCTTGTATCTCCAAGACACAGGCCTACTCTTTTTTTCATCATGCAGACAGGGCACAGCTCCAACATGAAAGAAAGAGATGCTTCTAATTGTAGGATGTGGGGGAAAAGCTTGAGGCAGACCATCTATGTAAAACTCAAGTGCCATCCtacttcaattttcaaactttcaaGAATGCCTAGTCAGCTCAGCTAGTAAGATTAGCATACATGAAAACATAAATTGGACCTATAAGCATAAACAAGTTTAATGAGTTTCTGCATGGACATACAGCTACAAGCACAAAGCTTATCTGGATATATAATAGAAGCAAATCccattaacaaaataataagcAGTAACCACCAATTAGCTATCCACAAAATAAGCTGCACTTGAGTTTTAACTCAATACACCAAAAGATAAAAGCCAATAGCAAAAGGCAAGTAGCATGTACCACGTATGAACTTTTCTGTACAATGCTGCTCAATGGAGGAAGTTGGCTCAAATGGGGTGGAGGTGGGGCCACAGGCTTCACAGATCCAGGAGGCAATGGAGGATTAGACATGAAAGGAGCAGCATTTGCGGGCCTTGTAGCATCTAGAACATCTTTGCTCATATATGGAACCGATCTGACATCATCAAATGCCCTGTTTAGTGGCCTTCTCTGCAATTCTTCAGGATTCCTCTGTGGGGAGAGGCCCCTAGAAGTGACTATAACTCTATCTGGGGATCTTCGTCTTAAATGGTCCAGTGTCCAAGGGGAATAAGAATTTCTCAACGAGTCCACATGCGGCAAATCATCTGCACTTCTCGTAGAAGGGATTCGAGCCATGGCACCAGTCTCCTTTAGTTCGGGCAAGCGCTGCCGTGGGTCAAGGCCAGTAGAAGGTCGCTGAACTGCCTTTGAAAGCTTCTCACGAAGGTCCCCACGCCTCTGATCATCATCACTCTGAGCTCGTCTAAACGCATTCTTTTGCATGAGTTTAAATCGGAGGTCACCTTTACCAATGCGCGCATCTTGGTGATTTAAAGGCAGATAGGttagaaattggaaattaattcAGAAATACAGTAATGCAGTAATGCAGCGATATTACAATTGCTCCGGAGTAAGCTTATTACCATCAAAACCATTGGAGTTCAAACTTGACACACCATAATCTCCTCGCTGGCTGCAAGGTAAAATAAGACCATAAATTTGACTTTGGCTGGGGACTTCTATGCTCATAGGATGTAAAACAATATAGACATCAAAACATTCTAGCTCCATTGCCGACAGTCATACATATTGCCTGCGACTTATACCAATATTTCAATGTAACTCACatgttatttaattttgtatcAATAGTATAATTTACATTATAAAAGGCACCAGGAGAAGCTCTGAGTCAGACATGGCAACATTCAAAGCAACAGTATCTTtctaaaaacaataataatagaaCTTGAAAAGTAATGAAGGGCATACCGTTTGTTGCTGTTGTGTAGGCTTCCATGCGAGAAAGCACCATCTACATTACCTCCTAACCTATCTCTAACAGACCGCTTGGTCCCAGCTGCAGGCAGAGAATCAGATAAAGAACCATCAGACCCGGAAACTGCCCTCTTCACTACCTGTCAAATGGTGATACAAGTCATTGCACTTTCATGGACACCAAAACCAGGGAAAAACCTAACCTTCCTAGCAGTTGCTGATATAATTGAGTAAATACAAGTGAATGTTGAAAATTCAATTCCTTCAATTCATGTTGctttagtttctttcttttcactaACTAAAAATGTAGACTTATTCAGTTTTATGAATCCCAAAGAAAAAGTTGtacatacacatacatataatacagaaaatgagaaattggATAAGTTGCATAAGGAAGCAATGAAAGATCATATTGCAAGCTTAATGAGGTATAGTGGATTAGATACCTGGCCACCACGCCCAAGCGTAATGGTAACTTGGCCCCTCGAAGTCCCTGACATATTTTCGAATCTGAAACCCTAGGTTATCAATCAGCTAATCAGGCTTGTACCACGACTGTGACGGCTGGTAAACGAGGCATCACCGCTGCAGAAACCCTAATCTCATTGCCGATGCCAGCCAAAGCGAAACTCAAGAAGATTGATAATCGTCTGTTTGTCTGCAACTTATGGCGAGCAATTAGGgttacagagagagagagagagagagagagagagagagagagagagagagtttgagtttggtgtgtttttgggtcgaaatgaaatgaaaacgaTGACAACGGCGAACTTGGGAAGATGGTCGGccccaaaattttatttgatcGGACCAATATGAGACGTCGGATTACTGGACACTCTCAAAGTCTCCAGTCTTTTGACCCTCTTTTCAAACGAAAGAccaaaaactaaattaaataattaaaaaagaaaaaggaatgaAAATGTAAAGAAAGGAAAGGACGGTGTTTTCTTcggtaaataaataaataataattgcatTTTATCACATATTTGCAAGAGACATAATTAAAGTTGcacataaaattatttatgaaaagaaaaagaaaaagaaaaattgcacCATAAAAAGATAAGGGCCGAGGTCTCCTAAAGCCCACCAAAGATAATACAAGGCCCAAACAACAAAGTCAAAGTCAAAATCAAGTGAAAAGAGACAGCAGCAGGAGCAGCCCAACGTTGGCGGTTCGAGCTTTCTTTACGCcaagaaatgaaaacttgGCTTCAAGCCTtcatcaaataattaattataggGAGTCTGATTTGGCTGTGTGACGTGTCTCTCTGCCTTGATTTGAGTTAAAAGCTTATGGTTACTTCATAAATTATTCTGTTTTCTTAATTATACAAAAAGCATATGAAATTGTTGAGAATTCCTTTCGTGGGATAGATTTTTTCCGGCGAATTGTGTTCTTTCTcgacaaatatataatactaTAAACCTCTCCAATACCTATAaccaattgattttgaattgttcaaaatttgaaaaacgcACACATCCATAGTCTACCAACTGAATATTGTGTGAgataaaaattaattcatattattattacagacAAGTAAATAATTTCTTCCAGCCAGCCCTACTTACAGTCCATCCTAGATGTGAAGATTGAGCGGAAAAATTAAATGGATCGGCTGTCATATATGCTCATGATCAGGTATCCAAGATAGTTGCCCAGCGGAAGGAGAAATTATAAAGAATGACTTTGtaacatataattatatatggaaaattttgaaacacAGATATGTTTTTATTGAGAGGACTCAATTAGGCTACTCAAATCTTCACACATATCATAGGTCGAAATGAGCTTCTGTATCAATTGAGCTACTCATATATGATACAAAACGACATTAATATATGTTCATTGTGGTACATGCAAATGGAATTTCAGATCTCTACCTGTTGTTGCCTTTAAAGAAATGCACACCATTGGTATATACAGTCAGGATCAACAACCATAGACGTCTTTGATATTTAACtcaacaaagagagagagagagagagagagagagagagagagagagagagagagagagagagagagaggaattgAACGTACATGATATGTATATTGaatgttcttcttttttttctttttttacagCACAAGCACACAACACAAAGAACACAAGGAACACAAGGAACACAaagaacacaaacacaaatgaTAGGATCCTATTATTCAATCAACTAAACCAAAGCCCAAACATACTTACTAGGTATATATGAGTCCCGAGACTCTCACGAATTCAATTCAGATCGATAtaccaacaaaattaaaaaagcaaaTCATTGTACAAACAGACGTACGAAAGCACTCAAACTTGTGTAGATTTGCTTGATGCAGCAAACAATCGGACCACAACGCTTCAATTCCCCAAGAGATagatgaagaagagagaagaaactaACATCAAAATCTGCTGCTAGCATATATCGAGATCCAAGAAGAAGATCTTGACCCTAGCTAACCCTTCGATCGGTATTCAGAATAGATTACTGGAAACGGATGGTAGGTagggtttcttcttcttgagtGAACCCATCTTCTCTAGTCTAAATCTAACGGCCTAGCTTGCTCTTTAGTCTTCTTTCGCTTTCTTCTCGGTTTGATCTTCGAGGTGGAGGGTGGTTTTGGTGGGGTTGGCGGGTGGCTTGAGAAGGAGTAGGAGTAGCAGTGGTGATGGCGATGATGAGGAGACTGAGGGGCTAATgatgagaggaagagagaagaagacatGATGATTAAAACCGCTGTGCAGCTAGCtggttattgttttttttttttttttttggctttgaaGGGAGTGAAGAAGAGATTTCTATACAGTTTCAAGAGAACTGGATTTGATGGCTAATATTGCTTCTTCCACATGGAGATAATTATCACAAAGCTATACCATCATTCtgcctttctctcttttctctctccccaaaACCCCAGAAAGTCCTAACCTAATAAGCCTTTGTACTTCTACCACCTAAAAGCGAGGCGGTGGAATTTGACTGTGCACAAAGAGAGAGTAGGGCACCAGTGAAATATTATCTAtactatcttcttctttttcttctttttcttttttcccctaAAAAATACTCtccatatattatttttattaaaagggATGTTGAATTTAAACTCGACATCTCTTCCAACTTTGGCAATAGAAATTTCACGGGCCTAGCTAATAGttaatttgtaaaaatatatgattgaggattgtttatttacttgcaaagaaaaaaacatttatatagtATGTTTGTTTATAAAGTGTTACTATATACCCACGGAAGTGCTATCCATTCTCTTACATGCGTGAAAATAAGAGTACATTTAAATTATAGAAGGGGTAATACTAGACAGTGGCGGATCGGGAATTCTTAGGTCAAGGAGTCTTAATGTAAAATTGTCGAAATTTTtcctacaaagaaaataacactGGCGTAGAGGTAGTGGTGGAGGTTGAGAGGTTGAGGCTCCTATGGTTGTGAGATATTAATTTGGGAATGAAAGGGGTTTGGGGATGTGCTGTGGAATCAAATAAATGGGAGGAGAGGAGGatgatattttgtttgtttgtttgtttgtgtttttttttttttttgtaagtaTGGCACCAGACGACGTAATTTTGAGGCCaggtaaattaaaaaaaaattgaatgagCCTTGGACCAAACGACGTTGTTTGGCCAggcctttttttaataaataaaaaaattggacgTTGCGCGCACCCAGCAGCACAAGGCAAGCCCACATGGGACTTTCATCGAGCACCTTATCTGCTGCTATCCAAGGGTTCGCTCATGGAGTCCACAGCCGGATTTCCGGCATCCCAAGGGGTCGTGCCACCCCTCTTGTCCCAAGGTGCATGCGCCGTTAATGCTaggcttaccacatttttatagcACATTGTGTACCACCTTTCTAATAGAGTTctagcccaccaatacaatgagGCCCACTTCTATTAGagatgtggtataaaaatatggTAAGCCTAGCATTTCCCTTACATAAATGGAAGGTACAAATTTAAAgccgatatatatatatatatatatatatatatataatacagaTCATAGTGATCAACCTATAGTTTGTCTTTGCCTCAATCATGAGATGTTGATGGTGGCGACActaattacaaaatttaatGATTGTGGTTAGGACCTTAGGAAGCTGAAAATAAGTATTTGGCCATGGAAAAGAGATCGACTATAGCTCAAGTTGATGATTTATGATTATGATGTCTTACGAAATTGATGCATTGCATTAACAAAttaactttgccttttcctttcATGTGACAAACTCGCCATATCTTTGTTGCCAAATTAACTTTGCCTTTCATCATGTTAACTTGCACCACTCAGTTTGCAAGTTTGCAGAAGCCAGTTATGTAAAAATGAAACTCTATAGCAATCAAGCAGATCAATTTTTTAGTGCAGCAATAAAAATGAGTCACTATATTTTGGCCTCATGATAACAAtctctaattttatttacGTTTGACGCTAATTGAGTAAAgtcatttcttttaatttactCAATTTTTTCGATTCCAATTCTTTTTAGCTGTTTTCACCTAACGTTTGAAAAAGCCGCCTATATATGAAATCATGGTTAGTGCAATGACCTGTTACAAGACTCATAATTCATCACTGATAAGTATTTCTGTAtcgataaaaaataaaaaacacaatcctTTTCCTTTCCGCTTGCTAGGTATAGCTTCTACTAAGTTTGAACTTGAGCAAAGCATTGGAATAAGGTTAGCTTCTACAATGTCACCACATTTGACTGAAGTTTAGAGGTCAATAAACGTCACGATTCACGAACAATAATGCAGAGGGAGCATATGATTAGTTCTTCATGGATCATAGATATAGCACATGAGTTTTggtcaatttttaaaatcttgcATAGCTAGAAGAAGGAGATATCATCATGTCAATCCATTTACTTTGCCAATGGTCATGATTATGATTCCATTTTCTGGGGCAACCCAAAAGGTCATACTTTTTTGGAATCAAAGTTAATTCTTTTCATAAATTGGGGGAGCCATGTAGAGTACTGTACCAACACCCACCAAGTTGGGCTCCACAACAAATTTACTCAAACCCaaccctttctttctttctttctttctttcttcaactCTAAAACGAGTCAAAACCAAAAGGCTACATTTTCACTCTCAATTTGACTTCTCCAttgttgacccaaaaaaaataattttgactTCTCAATAAGAACAGCCAACAAGATTGAGACACGTGCCATATGTCATCATCACCTCCCTCAATCAATTGGAGAAAAGTATTGTCTGTAACTTTCTGTGTGACATTTACTGTTTTACTGCTTATAAACTATAATATTACCCTACCCCTTACGTTACATTACGGCAGAACAGAagaactctttttttctttttttttcttttttttcttttttgttacttATCATGTAAAATTTTCTTGGTAGATTTGGAGGTGGGTCTCAATCTTTCTTCATTCCAGGATAAAGAGAGGAATTTGCGGTGCAATGAGAATGTTGCGTTAAAGCTGGAAAATGATTGTAATGTTGCGTCCtacagagagaaagagaggataACGTAGGAAGTGGGACTAGGAAGCAGCTAGCTAGGGACCAAAACCTAAAGTCAAACTACTTGTTGACTTTCCTAACattaccttttctttctttcttttgtgtcGGCTTTCTAGAATGTCCAAAAGTTTTCTCAAATAAGTCCGAAACTTAAAATCCCAATGTTTGGGCCGTAATGAACTTGACCCACCAATCTACTGAGCCCGGCTCAGGTTTCCAAATCAACAAACCCAAATAAAATGTGCAAAAATGTACAAAAATCTTAGGGCCTGTTTGGTATCCTGCTAAAACAAATGAACTCAAAgatcatgaatttttttttttattttataaccatgagtttttaaaaatttattttaagagaAGAGAGGGAGGAAAGAGAGCTCTAGGAGACCAGGGTGCAAAACTAGTAGGTGTTGACGACGAGATTTGGGAGCAGGGTAGGGTCGGGcttgggggagagagagagagatgtaaaacttcacttttttgtttttaaaattgggtattttttAAGTTGTTTTTTAGTTAGGCTTTTGAAAAATGGGCTTAACCAAATACGAATTATGGGCATTGgactaaaaaattattttttagtttgaaAAAAGGGATCCAAATAGGACTTCAAATGACCCCTTAAATTTCTCTCCTGGAAATTATCAAAGATGATGATTGGTTCATTCATATATTACAAACGGGTAAAAACATAATTCCTCATTATCAATACTATTAACGGACGAATTTATATATAACGGATTAAGACATAATCACACACATAACACAAGTATTTGAGTGGTTCACTCATAATGGGGCTACATTCACTATAATTTATAGGGTATACTGCCGAATTACCCCCTGAACttgtacataaatatcaatttACCccttgacctttttttttagtaaattaAGGGCtcgaattaaattttattctcaATGTTACCCCTGCCGTCTAAATCATCaacatttcattcaatttGCCGTTAAAGATGAGGGCAAATTGGTAATTTCATAtgtaaaacataattaaatactgtaaaataaaatagtatgacatataaaattaaaaaataattttaataaacagAGGAGTGGGACCCACCCaccctttcttctctctctctgtgtgtgtgtgtgtgcaacTAAATCTCTTCTTCCCTCTCTCCCTACGATTCCCTCTCGATCGATCTCtctgccctctctctctctctctctctctctctctctctctctctctctctctttttatgcGACCAAACCCATCAGCCCCCCACCCTCCAAACAGccccaattttttattttttatttttagatctTGAATCCATTGATGAGTTGTGCAATTTGGGATCAAGATTTTGGATGAAGGGGCAATGAACTTGTGAGGTGAAGAGGTCTGGACCTTTAAGGCTATGGGGGAAAATCATGGGGGAAAGGGCGCGAATGGGTTTGGGTTTGTGGGTAGGGatagggttttcttttttgcaaaTTTCGATCTCGTTCTCCCATGGCTGAATTTAATGAGGTTTGCCATTTGCAATTTTgtgcttctttttctctacTCTGCTCTATGTTTCTGCTTGGCACAAAGCCACACCAGTGGCTTATGGGAATTATCATGCTTCATGAAGCTCCAATGGCCGTTTGAATTTGAGAGGTTGGGTAAAGAGATTGAGGTGAGGCTGGTTGTGACTGCTAGGGGTTgggaaaagagagaggaggattaaaaaatttagcctTGCCGATCTCTTTTATGCAAATTCCGATTTCATTCTTCCTGGCTGGTTGTAGTGAGGAGAGGTGTGATGGCGATGGTGGGGAAGAAAGTTGATGGCTGCGGggaggttttttttcttctttttttttttttcctcttttttttttttaaatttttttcccaaaaaaaattattttttaattatttaactgaacattggatgaaatgttgagaaTTTGGACGGCAAGGGGGAAATTGAGAATAAAATTTAGTTTGAGTCCttaatgttttgaaaaaaaaggtcagggggtaaattgataattaggtacaagttcagggggcattttggcagtataccctaatttataattttgtatttgtatttgaatataGAGATTACATTGTCCATGAGAGATATATAGGGAGAAAGGCTTGAGAGCTCTAGCAAAAGAGAAATAGAGAGCTTGGGAGAGCTTTGGACAGCTCTTGGAGAAGTGAAGAAGTAGCAGCCGATTCTCCCTTGCTTGAAGGTGGCGGGTTCCCTTTTATAATCCAAGTTGGAATAGACAAGGTTGATTGATGGCTAGGACTTTTGCATGCCTCCCCTTAATTTGGGGTCTTGGGCATTGAGAAGGCTTTTGCATGGCTCCCTTTGATTTGGGGTCTTGGGCATTGAGAATACATAGGAGGTGGCATGGTTACTCCTTAGTTGGTGGGATGTGAGGTATGACAAGCAAAAGTTATCCCTTGATATTTGAGATTTGCTTAAGAGGGAGGTGAGGTCAACATGGTCTCAACAGATACTTTATGTATTTGATGatgtaaaatagaaaaattgataatatgatcattaaattataaatgttaCTATCTGAACCATGGAAATTTGTCTGCGTGCATGATCATTTGTAATCTTAGCTCGGATAACTGACCCACTAACTTCAATTACATCATATATAAACAAAGAATTATGAGAAGAGGCGCGTACCAGATAATCGAATGGTAAAGGTTTAAAGAACTAGACATGACATATAAAAAGCATCCTTTAAACATTATTAATTTGATTtgttcaaccaaaaaaaaaaaaaattgatttgatttgaaacATTTATGTTAGGTAACGATTGGATAAAGT
This window encodes:
- the LOC18793257 gene encoding uncharacterized protein LOC18793257 translates to MSGTSRGQVTITLGRGGQVVKRAVSGSDGSLSDSLPAAGTKRSVRDRLGGNVDGAFSHGSLHNSNKRQRGDYGVSSLNSNGFDDARIGKGDLRFKLMQKNAFRRAQSDDDQRRGDLREKLSKAVQRPSTGLDPRQRLPELKETGAMARIPSTRSADDLPHVDSLRNSYSPWTLDHLRRRSPDRVIVTSRGLSPQRNPEELQRRPLNRAFDDVRSVPYMSKDVLDATRPANAAPFMSNPPLPPGSVKPVAPPPPHLSQLPPLSSIVQKSSYVGDEQQTVDGLLQTLGLGKYAIIFKAEEIDMTALKQMGENDLKELGIPMGPRKKILLALLPRSKRPPAIR